The following proteins are encoded in a genomic region of Roseisolibacter agri:
- the atpG gene encoding ATP synthase F1 subunit gamma, which yields MAKGRELKGRIKSVENTRKITRTMEMVATSKMKRAQDRVVAARPYATALGEVLSRLYSPELAERFPLLRQPARQRRVAVVLLTSNRGLAGAFNANLIKEARARIAELEARGAQVDLHVVGRKGIGFFKYVNRAMLTQRTDITDRPTADDAASLVEGLMQDFIAGTLDGVYVVYAQFRSALSTPPTTTQVLPVQPPAKTEAGMQRDYLLYPSAEELLTELLPSYVRNSVYRALAETAAAEQGARRTAMKSATDNASEMLNLLKRTYNRARQAQITQEIAEIVGGAAAL from the coding sequence ATGGCCAAGGGTCGCGAGCTCAAGGGTCGCATCAAGTCCGTCGAGAACACGCGCAAGATCACGCGCACGATGGAGATGGTGGCGACCTCCAAGATGAAGCGCGCGCAGGATCGCGTGGTGGCCGCGCGCCCCTACGCGACGGCGCTCGGGGAGGTGCTCTCGCGCCTCTACTCGCCCGAGCTGGCCGAGCGCTTCCCGCTGCTGCGCCAGCCGGCGCGGCAGCGCCGCGTCGCGGTGGTCCTGCTGACGTCGAACCGCGGCCTCGCCGGCGCGTTCAACGCGAACCTCATCAAGGAGGCGCGCGCGCGCATCGCCGAGCTGGAGGCGCGCGGCGCGCAGGTCGACCTGCACGTGGTCGGCCGCAAGGGCATCGGCTTCTTCAAGTACGTGAACCGCGCGATGCTCACGCAGCGCACGGACATCACCGACCGCCCCACCGCGGACGACGCGGCGTCGCTGGTCGAGGGGCTGATGCAGGACTTCATCGCCGGGACGCTGGACGGCGTGTACGTCGTGTACGCCCAGTTCCGCAGCGCGCTCTCCACGCCGCCGACGACGACGCAGGTGCTGCCCGTGCAGCCGCCCGCGAAGACGGAGGCCGGCATGCAGCGCGACTACCTGCTGTACCCCTCGGCGGAGGAGCTCCTCACCGAGCTGCTCCCCTCGTACGTGCGCAACAGCGTCTACCGCGCGCTCGCCGAGACCGCCGCCGCCGAACAGGGCGCGCGCCGGACGGCGATGAAGAGCGCGACGGACAACGCGAGCGAGATGCTCAACCTGCTGAAGCGCACCTACAACCGTGCCCGCCAGGCCCAGATCACGCAGGAGATCGCGGAGATCGTCGGCGGCGCGGCGGCCCTCTAA
- the atpD gene encoding F0F1 ATP synthase subunit beta, translated as MATAVATKNIGKVVQVIGPVLDVEFEAEHLPEIYNALRITGTAPDGSQINVVAEVQQHVGRNQVRAVAMSTTDAVVRGMDVIDTGAAISVPVGAPALGRILNVLGEPVDNGAEIPADALRWPIHRGSPEFVSLEPKTEVFETGIKVIDLIAPFVKGGKIGLFGGAGVGKTVVIQELINNVAKGHGGKSVFCGVGERTREGNDLYLEFQEAGILDKVALIYGQMNEPPGARLRVGLAGLTVAEYFRDEENADVLVFIDNIFRFTQAGSEVSALLGRMPSAVGYQPTLATEMGELQERITSTRNGSITSVQAIYVPADDLTDPAPATAFAHLDATVVLNRKITELGIYPAVDPLDSTSRILDAQYLGERHYRVATEVQRILQRYKELQDIIAILGMDELSEDDKRIVARARRIQRFMSQPFHVAEQFTGIPGKYVKLEETISSFERLTQGEFDHLPEQAFFMAGGVEDVIANAEKLKG; from the coding sequence ATGGCTACCGCCGTCGCCACCAAGAACATCGGCAAGGTCGTGCAGGTCATCGGCCCGGTCCTCGACGTCGAGTTCGAGGCCGAGCACCTGCCCGAGATCTACAACGCGCTGCGCATCACCGGCACGGCGCCGGACGGGTCGCAGATCAACGTCGTGGCCGAGGTGCAGCAGCACGTCGGGCGCAACCAGGTGCGCGCCGTCGCCATGTCCACCACCGACGCCGTGGTGCGCGGGATGGACGTGATCGACACGGGCGCCGCGATCTCGGTGCCGGTCGGCGCGCCCGCGCTCGGCCGCATCCTGAACGTGCTCGGCGAGCCGGTGGACAACGGCGCCGAGATCCCCGCCGACGCGCTGCGCTGGCCGATCCACCGCGGGTCGCCGGAGTTCGTGTCGCTCGAGCCTAAGACCGAGGTCTTCGAGACGGGCATCAAGGTCATCGACCTGATCGCCCCGTTCGTGAAGGGCGGCAAGATCGGGCTCTTCGGCGGCGCCGGCGTCGGCAAGACGGTCGTCATCCAGGAGCTGATCAACAACGTGGCGAAGGGCCACGGCGGCAAGTCGGTGTTCTGCGGCGTGGGCGAGCGCACGCGCGAGGGCAATGACCTCTACCTGGAGTTCCAGGAGGCGGGCATCCTCGACAAGGTGGCGCTGATCTACGGCCAGATGAACGAGCCGCCGGGAGCGCGCCTGCGCGTCGGCCTCGCGGGTCTGACGGTCGCCGAGTACTTCCGCGACGAGGAGAACGCGGACGTGCTGGTGTTCATCGACAACATCTTCCGCTTCACGCAGGCCGGCTCCGAGGTGTCCGCACTGCTCGGCCGCATGCCGAGCGCCGTGGGCTACCAGCCGACGCTGGCGACGGAGATGGGCGAGCTGCAGGAGCGCATCACGTCGACGCGCAACGGCTCGATCACGTCGGTGCAGGCGATCTATGTCCCTGCAGACGATCTGACCGACCCTGCTCCGGCGACCGCGTTCGCCCACCTGGACGCCACGGTCGTGCTCAACCGCAAGATCACGGAGCTCGGCATCTACCCGGCCGTCGATCCGCTCGACTCGACGTCGCGCATCCTCGACGCGCAGTACCTGGGCGAGCGCCACTACCGCGTGGCCACCGAGGTGCAGCGCATCCTGCAGCGCTACAAGGAGCTCCAGGACATCATCGCCATCCTCGGCATGGACGAGCTGTCCGAGGACGACAAGCGCATCGTGGCGCGGGCGCGCCGCATCCAGCGCTTCATGTCGCAGCCGTTCCACGTCGCCGAGCAGTTCACGGGCATCCCGGGCAAGTACGTGAAGCTCGAGGAGACCATCAGCTCGTTCGAGCGCCTCACGCAGGGCGAGTTCGACCACCTGCCGGAGCAGGCGTTCTTCATGGCGGGCGGCGTCGAGGACGTGATCGCCAACGCCGAGAAGCTCAAGGGCTGA
- the atpC gene encoding ATP synthase F1 subunit epsilon encodes MIKVSVISPERVLFEGEVDALVAPAFDGEVGILSGHAPMMTLLGRGELRLGAGAAARRFSVAGGFLQVVDDQVRVVTEQASELTAAR; translated from the coding sequence GTGATCAAGGTCTCGGTGATCTCGCCGGAGCGCGTCCTGTTCGAGGGCGAGGTGGACGCGCTCGTGGCGCCGGCGTTCGACGGCGAGGTGGGGATCCTCAGCGGCCACGCGCCGATGATGACCCTCCTCGGCCGCGGCGAGCTGCGGCTCGGCGCGGGAGCGGCGGCGCGCCGCTTCAGCGTCGCCGGCGGCTTCCTGCAGGTGGTGGACGACCAGGTGCGCGTGGTCACCGAGCAGGCGTCGGAGCTGACCGCCGCGCGCTGA
- a CDS encoding SusC/RagA family TonB-linked outer membrane protein yields the protein MMRGTKWAFALVLGAATAPTMVAAQDASTGIVTGKVTDAANGRPIPSAQVQIVGTSLGALTNDQGTYTIRAVPARTVTVRALRVGYAERSGTVAVTGGQTATLNLVMSSSAVSLTPVVTTATGEQRRVEVGNAVATVDAAKVVEQSPVANINDLLNSRAPGVQLQTSGATGAGARIRIRGTNSLSLSNDPVYIVDGVRIEASSNGGRAQSLGVGGTVTSRLNDINPEEIENIEVIKGPSAATLYGTDAANGVIVITTKKGRAGRPQWTAYTEQGGIRYLQDFPTNFSAFGTNIATAANGTVTRTPTTTCFLTAVAAGTCTRDSLTTLNILKDKDLTIFGTGYRNQYGLQLGGGSEAVRYFVAGELEGERSPLQLPEFERTRLNQLGRGIAEIVDRPNQMEKKSARINLNASPTSKLDFGLQTSYIDLDQRLPNLDNNLFSPFAQALFGFGYRTTGVTTTGATLNGYRNFTPADIFEESYTQAVNRVLTAANANFRPTDWLSSRANVGVDYIGRRETDICRFATCPDNGTTRLGYSVDSRSEIFQYTSDVNATASFQPLETLGSKTTFGGQYIRNVYTRGQSTGVTLPPGGVTPPAGSVQSVAATNDETRTLGFFVEQALAWRERLFITAAMRYDDNSAFGADFSGVVYPKASFSWLVSDESFFPKPAWLDNLRIRSALGESGVRPGTNDALQFLTGGREATARLAAADLPGLTLNAPGNPNLKPETTREFEGGLEASFFGNRLNTELTYYNKESRNALIARILPPSLGTGATTRFENLGSVTNKGLEALINAQLVQRRAFGWDLTISGSQNSNKLVDLGGVPPQIGATIQQRAGFPLNGYWQRPYTYSDANGDNIIVASEVTVADSAQFIGYSIPKREITFTNGFDLFNRRFRIQALVDYKGGHYLYNNTERFKCGDATNCRGRLDPTASLAEQARAVAGFTVPAAQRTLVGYMEKADFVRFRELSATFTAPDAWASRFLRARGLSATLAARNLALFTDYTGMDPESSYGQTDAPNDFLTVPPPSYLSLRLNVRF from the coding sequence ATGATGCGTGGTACGAAGTGGGCGTTCGCGCTGGTGCTCGGCGCGGCGACCGCACCGACGATGGTCGCGGCGCAGGACGCGTCCACCGGGATCGTCACCGGCAAGGTGACCGATGCCGCCAACGGCCGCCCGATTCCGTCGGCGCAGGTGCAGATCGTCGGCACGTCGCTCGGCGCCCTCACGAACGACCAGGGCACGTACACCATCCGCGCCGTGCCGGCGCGCACGGTGACGGTGCGCGCGCTCCGCGTCGGCTATGCCGAGCGCTCGGGCACCGTCGCGGTGACGGGCGGGCAGACGGCGACGCTGAACCTCGTCATGAGCTCCTCGGCGGTCTCGCTGACGCCGGTCGTGACGACGGCGACGGGCGAGCAGCGCCGCGTCGAGGTGGGCAACGCCGTCGCGACGGTCGATGCCGCCAAGGTCGTCGAGCAGTCGCCGGTCGCGAACATCAACGACCTGCTGAACTCGCGCGCTCCCGGCGTGCAGCTCCAGACGAGCGGCGCGACGGGCGCCGGCGCCCGTATCCGCATCCGCGGCACGAACTCGCTGTCGCTGTCGAACGATCCGGTCTACATCGTCGACGGCGTGCGCATCGAGGCCTCCTCGAACGGTGGCCGCGCGCAGTCCCTCGGCGTCGGCGGCACGGTGACGAGCCGTCTGAACGACATCAACCCCGAGGAGATCGAGAACATCGAGGTGATCAAGGGCCCGTCGGCGGCGACGCTGTACGGCACCGACGCCGCCAACGGCGTCATCGTGATCACCACGAAGAAGGGCCGCGCCGGCCGTCCGCAGTGGACGGCGTACACCGAGCAGGGCGGGATCCGCTACCTCCAGGACTTCCCGACCAACTTCTCGGCGTTCGGGACGAACATCGCGACGGCGGCCAACGGCACCGTGACGCGCACGCCGACCACGACGTGCTTCCTGACCGCGGTCGCGGCCGGCACCTGCACGCGCGACAGCCTGACGACGCTGAACATCCTGAAGGACAAGGATCTCACGATCTTCGGCACGGGCTACCGCAACCAGTACGGCCTGCAGCTCGGTGGCGGCAGCGAGGCGGTGCGCTACTTCGTCGCCGGTGAGCTCGAGGGCGAGCGCAGCCCGCTGCAGCTCCCCGAGTTCGAGCGCACGCGCCTGAACCAGCTCGGCCGCGGGATCGCGGAGATCGTCGACCGGCCGAACCAGATGGAGAAGAAGTCGGCGCGCATCAACCTGAACGCGTCGCCGACCTCCAAGCTCGACTTCGGCCTCCAGACGTCGTACATCGACCTGGATCAGCGGCTGCCGAACCTGGACAACAACCTGTTCAGCCCCTTCGCGCAGGCGCTCTTCGGCTTCGGCTACCGCACGACGGGCGTGACGACGACGGGCGCGACGCTGAACGGCTACCGCAACTTCACGCCGGCCGACATCTTCGAGGAGTCGTACACGCAGGCCGTCAACCGCGTGCTGACGGCGGCGAACGCGAACTTCCGCCCGACGGACTGGCTCTCGTCGCGCGCGAACGTCGGCGTCGACTACATCGGCCGCCGCGAGACCGACATCTGCCGCTTCGCGACCTGCCCGGACAACGGCACGACGCGCCTCGGCTACTCGGTCGACAGCCGCAGCGAGATCTTCCAGTACACGAGCGACGTCAACGCGACGGCCTCGTTCCAGCCGCTCGAGACGCTCGGCTCGAAGACGACGTTCGGCGGCCAGTACATCCGCAACGTGTACACGCGCGGGCAGTCGACGGGCGTGACGCTGCCGCCGGGTGGCGTGACGCCGCCGGCCGGCTCGGTGCAGTCGGTCGCCGCGACGAACGACGAGACGCGCACGCTCGGCTTCTTCGTCGAGCAGGCGCTGGCCTGGCGCGAGCGGCTGTTCATCACGGCCGCGATGCGCTACGACGACAACAGCGCGTTCGGCGCCGACTTCAGCGGCGTGGTCTACCCGAAGGCGAGCTTCTCGTGGCTCGTGTCCGACGAGTCGTTCTTCCCGAAGCCGGCGTGGCTGGACAACCTGCGCATCCGTTCGGCCCTCGGTGAGTCGGGCGTCCGCCCGGGCACCAACGACGCGCTGCAGTTCCTGACGGGCGGCCGTGAGGCGACCGCGCGTCTGGCCGCGGCCGACCTGCCGGGCCTGACGCTCAACGCGCCGGGCAACCCGAACCTCAAGCCCGAGACGACCCGCGAGTTCGAGGGCGGCCTCGAGGCCTCGTTCTTCGGCAACCGCCTGAACACCGAGCTGACGTACTACAACAAGGAGTCGCGCAACGCCCTCATCGCGCGCATCCTGCCGCCGTCGCTCGGCACCGGCGCGACGACGCGCTTCGAGAACCTCGGCTCGGTGACGAACAAGGGCCTGGAGGCGCTGATCAACGCGCAGCTCGTGCAGCGTCGCGCGTTCGGCTGGGACCTGACGATCAGCGGCTCGCAGAACTCGAACAAGCTCGTCGACCTGGGCGGCGTGCCGCCGCAGATCGGCGCGACGATCCAGCAGCGCGCGGGCTTCCCGCTGAACGGCTACTGGCAGCGCCCGTACACGTACTCGGACGCGAACGGCGACAACATCATCGTCGCCAGCGAGGTCACGGTCGCCGACTCCGCGCAGTTCATCGGCTACTCGATCCCGAAGCGCGAGATCACGTTCACGAACGGGTTCGACCTGTTCAACCGCCGCTTCCGCATCCAGGCGCTCGTCGACTACAAGGGCGGCCACTACCTGTACAACAACACCGAGCGGTTCAAGTGCGGTGACGCCACGAACTGCCGCGGGCGCCTCGATCCGACCGCGTCGCTGGCCGAGCAGGCCCGCGCCGTCGCCGGCTTCACGGTCCCGGCCGCGCAGCGCACGCTGGTGGGCTACATGGAGAAGGCGGACTTCGTCCGCTTCCGCGAGCTCTCGGCCACGTTCACCGCGCCGGACGCGTGGGCCTCGCGCTTCCTGCGGGCGCGCGGCCTGAGCGCCACGCTCGCGGCCCGCAACCTCGCGCTCTTCACGGACTACACGGGCATGGACCCGGAGAGCTCGTACGGCCAGACGGACGCCCCGAACGACTTCCTGACGGTTCCGCCGCCGTCGTACCTGTCCCTGCGGCTGAACGTCCGGTTCTGA